A genomic segment from Lignipirellula cremea encodes:
- a CDS encoding DEAD/DEAH box helicase: protein MPEELFHPLIGEWFAERFGVPTAAQREGWPRIAAGLNTLIAAPTGSGKTLAAFLVCLDRLTRDWFEGTLEEGVRVVYVSPLRALSNDIERNLQQPLEEIRQLAIKKGLKPPEIRAGVRTGDTTASQRAAMLRKPPHLLVTTPESLFLLLTSEKGRERLRTVDTVIVDEIHALARDKRGSHLALSLERLTHLCHQPPVRIGLSATQRPIEKIAQFLAGSGRPCEIVDAGHLRDLDLRIEAPDTELEAVCSNEQWGEAYARLAELVTQHHSTLIFVNTRRLAERVAHRLTELLGEDAVASHHGSLAKELRHSAEQRLKDGTLKVIVATASLEMGIDIGYIDLVCQIGSPRSIAAFLQRVGRSGHSLGAVPKGRLFPLTRDQLLECMALNRAVRRMQLDSIEIPEQPLDILAQQIIAAAACEDWTCDDLYAMCQAAAPYASLSRADFDEVLLMCSEGVAQKKGALVYYDRINNLVKGRRGARLAAIMSGGAIPEAADYRVVTEGERVTVGSVDEDFAIDSLAGDVFALGNMSWRIAHVRGGEVVVNDAQGAPPSIPFWFGEAPGRTIELSHEISQLRLDLAAIGTAEETPSPTVIGGSTPAWLEEECGAAEHAALQAITYVQSQRDALGLVPTHKKIVFERFFDESGGMQLVVHAPLGSRINRAWGLALRKRFCRSFDFELQAAADDNGVLLSMGPQHSFAIDRLFTMLTPENARDLLEQAALAAPMFQVRWRWNVTRALAVMRRQGGKKVPPHLQRFRSDDLLSACFPETVGCLENHHGDVEIPSHPLVRQTMHDCLHEAMDLVRWVELLADVQAGRVEFIARDTREPSPFAMELLNANPYAFLDDAPLEERRTRAVASRRGASNESLRDLSALDPAAIEQVVAEAWPVVRDADELHDVLLSLTVLTPQEAEPWQAWAKELASAGRATLATLASGEAFWTAAEQTPVVQAVYPGVQWEPEICLPETLQRELESASEGWLELVRSRVAVAGPITAAGLAKLLHLQPNQTFVALEALEGEGLVLRGRFTAASRQANLPTSDPGIEWCERRLLARIHRLTLEGLRKAIQPASPQAFLHFLCEHHHLLDPGLRGGAASVKESLRQLQGFEAPAGAWEKRLLTARLGDYDPAWLDQLFMGGELVWGRLRRNRRTHDNPLAVGLTRSAPITLLLREDLPRLLPPDRRPLPPVDSSRKKSGGGRPVPVAPETAIGGPPAMEQVSLSAECAGVRLRANATDVLAALDQRGALFFQEISAITGLLAAHLEEALRELAAWGLVTSDGFGAVRSIVAPPRSGRNGGRKFQAASAPMGRWSRFPGMLPTVENDAHIEQWCWQLLARYGVVFRDLLARESTAPAWWELARKYRTLELRGKIRGGRFVAGVGGEQFATEAAVKHLRALREGPTDERWCVISAADPLNLAGVVGHGERVTANHKNALIVQNGEFIAVLQADEQQFFREPPPPVKAAMGKALAMGRRIIDECPTPAARLAWSASPR from the coding sequence ATGCCTGAGGAACTGTTTCATCCGTTGATTGGGGAGTGGTTTGCGGAACGCTTTGGCGTGCCGACTGCTGCCCAGCGTGAGGGGTGGCCGCGGATTGCCGCGGGCCTGAATACGTTGATTGCCGCTCCTACCGGTTCGGGGAAAACGCTGGCGGCGTTTCTGGTCTGCCTGGATCGGTTGACGCGCGACTGGTTCGAGGGGACGCTCGAAGAAGGCGTGCGGGTTGTGTATGTGTCGCCGCTAAGGGCGCTCAGCAACGATATCGAACGGAACCTGCAGCAACCGCTGGAGGAGATCCGACAGCTGGCGATTAAAAAGGGGCTGAAACCGCCGGAGATCAGGGCGGGTGTAAGGACCGGCGACACAACTGCCTCGCAACGCGCCGCCATGCTGCGCAAGCCGCCGCATCTGCTGGTGACGACGCCTGAGTCGCTGTTTCTGCTGCTCACTTCAGAAAAAGGCCGGGAGCGGTTGCGGACGGTCGATACGGTCATCGTCGATGAAATTCATGCCCTGGCCCGGGACAAGCGGGGCTCGCATCTGGCCCTGTCGCTGGAACGACTGACGCACTTGTGTCACCAGCCGCCGGTGCGGATCGGGCTGTCGGCGACGCAGCGGCCGATTGAGAAAATCGCGCAGTTTCTGGCAGGTTCCGGCCGTCCTTGCGAGATCGTCGATGCGGGCCATCTGCGGGATCTGGATCTGCGGATTGAAGCACCCGACACGGAGCTGGAAGCTGTTTGTTCCAATGAACAGTGGGGCGAAGCGTACGCCCGGCTGGCCGAACTGGTGACGCAGCACCATAGCACGCTGATCTTTGTGAACACCCGGCGGCTGGCCGAACGGGTCGCGCATCGACTGACGGAGCTGCTGGGCGAAGACGCCGTGGCCAGTCATCACGGCAGCCTGGCGAAGGAACTGCGGCACTCGGCCGAACAGCGTTTGAAAGACGGCACGCTCAAGGTGATCGTGGCGACGGCCTCGCTCGAGATGGGCATTGATATCGGCTATATCGATCTGGTCTGCCAGATCGGTTCGCCGCGGTCGATCGCCGCTTTCCTGCAGCGCGTCGGGCGATCGGGCCATTCGCTGGGAGCGGTGCCCAAGGGTCGTCTGTTTCCGCTGACGCGGGATCAGCTGCTGGAGTGCATGGCGCTCAACCGGGCCGTGCGGCGAATGCAGCTGGATTCGATCGAAATCCCCGAGCAGCCGCTGGATATCCTGGCGCAGCAGATCATTGCGGCGGCCGCCTGTGAGGACTGGACGTGCGACGACTTGTACGCCATGTGCCAGGCGGCGGCGCCGTATGCTTCGCTCAGCAGGGCGGATTTTGACGAAGTGCTGCTGATGTGCAGCGAAGGGGTCGCCCAGAAGAAAGGGGCCCTCGTTTATTACGACCGGATCAATAACCTGGTGAAGGGACGTCGCGGCGCACGTCTGGCGGCGATCATGTCGGGCGGGGCGATTCCCGAAGCGGCCGACTATCGGGTGGTGACCGAAGGGGAACGGGTCACGGTCGGTTCGGTCGATGAGGACTTCGCCATCGACAGTCTGGCGGGCGATGTGTTCGCCCTGGGGAATATGTCGTGGCGGATCGCCCATGTGCGGGGCGGCGAGGTCGTCGTCAACGATGCGCAAGGCGCGCCGCCCAGCATTCCGTTCTGGTTCGGCGAGGCTCCGGGGCGGACGATTGAACTGTCGCATGAGATCTCGCAACTGCGGCTGGATCTGGCCGCGATCGGCACAGCGGAAGAGACGCCGTCGCCCACAGTAATCGGCGGGAGTACGCCGGCCTGGCTGGAAGAGGAGTGCGGCGCCGCCGAGCATGCGGCCCTGCAGGCGATCACCTATGTGCAATCGCAGCGGGACGCCCTGGGCCTGGTGCCGACGCATAAGAAGATTGTGTTTGAGCGGTTTTTTGACGAGTCCGGCGGCATGCAACTGGTGGTGCATGCCCCGCTGGGATCTCGCATCAATCGGGCCTGGGGGCTGGCCCTGCGGAAGCGGTTCTGCCGGAGCTTTGACTTCGAGCTCCAGGCGGCGGCCGATGACAACGGCGTATTGTTGTCGATGGGGCCGCAGCATAGCTTTGCGATCGACCGGTTGTTTACCATGCTCACGCCGGAGAACGCCCGGGACTTGCTGGAGCAGGCCGCGCTGGCGGCTCCCATGTTCCAGGTGCGCTGGCGGTGGAACGTCACTCGGGCGCTGGCCGTGATGCGTCGCCAGGGCGGGAAAAAAGTGCCGCCGCACCTGCAGCGGTTCCGCAGCGACGATCTGCTGTCCGCCTGTTTTCCTGAAACGGTGGGCTGTCTGGAGAACCACCACGGCGATGTGGAAATTCCCAGCCATCCGTTGGTGCGGCAAACGATGCACGATTGCCTGCACGAAGCAATGGACCTGGTCCGCTGGGTCGAACTGCTGGCCGACGTCCAGGCGGGGCGGGTCGAATTTATCGCCCGGGATACGCGGGAGCCGTCGCCATTTGCGATGGAGCTGCTGAACGCTAATCCGTACGCATTCCTGGATGACGCTCCGCTGGAAGAACGCCGCACGCGGGCCGTGGCGAGTCGTCGTGGCGCGTCGAACGAATCGCTGCGCGACTTGTCGGCGCTCGATCCGGCGGCCATTGAACAGGTGGTCGCAGAGGCCTGGCCGGTTGTTCGCGATGCGGACGAACTGCACGACGTGCTGCTCTCGCTGACGGTCCTCACGCCGCAGGAAGCGGAGCCGTGGCAGGCCTGGGCAAAGGAGCTGGCCAGCGCCGGCAGGGCGACTCTCGCCACCTTGGCCAGTGGGGAAGCGTTCTGGACGGCGGCGGAGCAGACGCCCGTTGTGCAGGCGGTTTATCCGGGCGTGCAATGGGAGCCGGAGATCTGTTTACCGGAGACCCTGCAGCGGGAACTGGAGAGTGCGAGCGAAGGCTGGCTGGAACTGGTGCGGTCCCGCGTTGCGGTGGCCGGTCCGATTACGGCGGCCGGGCTGGCGAAGCTGCTGCACCTGCAGCCGAACCAGACGTTTGTCGCGCTCGAAGCACTGGAAGGGGAAGGGCTCGTATTGCGGGGGCGTTTCACCGCGGCCTCGCGGCAGGCGAACTTGCCGACAAGCGACCCCGGCATCGAGTGGTGCGAGCGTCGTCTGCTGGCCCGTATCCATCGCTTGACGCTGGAGGGACTGCGGAAGGCGATCCAGCCTGCTTCGCCGCAAGCGTTCCTGCATTTTCTGTGCGAGCATCATCATCTGCTTGATCCTGGTTTGCGGGGCGGGGCCGCCTCGGTAAAGGAAAGTCTGCGACAGCTGCAGGGCTTTGAAGCGCCGGCAGGCGCCTGGGAGAAACGGCTGCTGACGGCCCGATTGGGCGATTATGATCCGGCCTGGCTGGATCAGTTGTTCATGGGCGGCGAGCTGGTCTGGGGGCGGCTGCGGCGGAACCGACGCACCCACGATAACCCGCTGGCAGTCGGCTTGACCCGTTCGGCTCCGATTACTCTTTTGCTGCGGGAAGACTTACCGCGGTTGTTGCCGCCGGATCGCCGGCCTTTGCCGCCAGTGGATAGCTCGCGGAAAAAGTCGGGCGGCGGTCGACCCGTTCCCGTGGCGCCGGAAACGGCGATCGGCGGGCCGCCTGCGATGGAGCAGGTCTCGCTGTCGGCCGAGTGCGCCGGGGTGCGTTTGCGGGCGAACGCGACCGATGTGCTGGCGGCGCTCGACCAGCGGGGGGCCCTGTTTTTCCAGGAGATTTCCGCCATCACGGGGCTGCTGGCGGCGCACCTGGAAGAAGCGTTGCGGGAGTTGGCGGCCTGGGGACTGGTGACGTCCGACGGCTTTGGGGCGGTGCGTTCGATCGTTGCGCCGCCGCGATCAGGTCGAAATGGGGGAAGAAAGTTCCAGGCGGCTTCGGCGCCGATGGGGCGCTGGTCCCGTTTCCCGGGGATGCTGCCGACCGTCGAGAACGACGCCCATATCGAGCAGTGGTGCTGGCAGCTGCTGGCCCGATATGGCGTGGTCTTTCGTGATCTGCTGGCCCGCGAATCGACGGCGCCGGCCTGGTGGGAACTTGCCCGCAAGTACCGCACGCTGGAGCTGCGGGGGAAGATCCGCGGCGGGCGTTTTGTCGCCGGGGTCGGCGGCGAGCAGTTCGCCACCGAGGCAGCCGTCAAACATTTACGCGCCTTGCGTGAAGGGCCGACCGATGAACGGTGGTGCGTTATCTCGGCTGCGGACCCGTTGAACCTGGCGGGCGTGGTCGGTCATGGTGAACGGGTCACGGCCAACCACAAAAACGCCCTGATCGTGCAGAACGGCGAATTTATTGCCGTCCTGCAGGCGGATGAGCAGCAGTTCTTTCGCGAACCGCCGCCGCCGGTCAAGGCGGCGATGGGCAAGGCGCTGGCGATGGGCCGCCGGATCATCGACGAATGCCCCACGCCGGCGGCGCGGCTCGCCTGGAGTGCGTCGCCGCGCTAA
- a CDS encoding adenylate/guanylate cyclase domain-containing protein: MKKISIRTSLMRNFLALVLGISVTILVLLLIDAQRSVRELSERLIDESSDRAEENMGRFFDSVEKLLAASRGWWEGGLIAYKSRSDLERINAIYRPLLEEHDQLSSVMLAHDGGFEYLLLSDPRGGDDYAWYNRVVWADRGPESGFEARWASDFQLVRGGPLPPELESYDPRSRPYYQTSTAGEVHWTDPYYFFVTHEAGMTAAYKWRDPVDGREKLVALDLLLNDLSQFSATRRPSPHGKIFVLHSDGSLIGLPVDPRWSSPEELRQRLQQPTAQADQRAELATAESLDLPVVNHAIKEWRRLQGEDFSHFSLYEGGETWWAGFRPVPVGNQQLWIGVVVPERDFLARASRRRNQLLGVLALALLAAVGMTIGLARRYSQPLEALADQSARVRELDLGEAVAVQSPLREVTQLAEANAQMITTLDSFSRYVPVDLVRQLLRRGEVAKIGGRDAELTILFTDIVGFTTIAETMEPSRLTEQMAEYFDVMLTELLAEQATVDKFVGDAIVAFWGAPEADPEQALHAVRAVLRCQTRLAELNAQWIARGWPAMPTCFGLNGGSAVVGNIGAPRRMNYTILGDNVNTASRLEGLNRAYGTGALATAAVVDSAGPRFAWRRIDRVTVKGKSEILEIYEPLGEHASLAPQVKARARCYEQAYAAYADRRFPQALEILEREPVQAEDPPSQWLAERCRIFQQDPPPASWDGVTRYATK; this comes from the coding sequence ATGAAAAAAATCAGCATCCGCACCAGTCTGATGCGCAATTTCCTGGCGCTGGTGCTGGGGATCTCCGTGACGATCCTCGTTCTGTTGCTGATTGACGCCCAGCGTTCGGTGCGTGAGCTTTCCGAGCGACTGATTGACGAGTCGTCCGATCGCGCGGAAGAGAACATGGGTCGCTTCTTCGACTCGGTGGAGAAACTGCTGGCCGCCTCCCGCGGCTGGTGGGAAGGCGGCCTGATCGCGTATAAAAGCAGGTCCGACCTGGAACGCATCAACGCCATTTATCGCCCTTTGCTGGAAGAGCACGATCAGCTCTCCTCGGTCATGCTGGCGCACGACGGCGGCTTTGAATACCTGCTGCTCAGCGATCCCCGCGGCGGCGATGACTACGCCTGGTACAACCGCGTGGTCTGGGCGGATCGCGGTCCCGAATCCGGTTTTGAAGCTCGCTGGGCCAGCGACTTCCAGCTGGTTCGCGGAGGGCCGTTGCCGCCGGAATTGGAGAGCTACGACCCACGCAGCCGTCCCTATTATCAAACGTCTACTGCGGGCGAGGTGCACTGGACGGACCCCTATTATTTCTTCGTCACGCATGAGGCTGGCATGACCGCGGCCTACAAGTGGCGCGATCCGGTCGACGGTCGTGAGAAGCTGGTTGCTTTGGACCTGCTGTTGAACGATCTTTCGCAGTTCAGTGCGACCAGGCGTCCCAGTCCCCACGGCAAGATCTTTGTGTTGCATTCGGACGGATCGCTGATTGGCTTGCCGGTCGACCCGCGCTGGTCGTCGCCAGAGGAGTTGCGCCAACGGCTCCAGCAACCGACGGCCCAGGCCGATCAACGGGCCGAACTGGCGACGGCGGAAAGCCTGGATCTGCCGGTCGTCAACCATGCGATCAAGGAATGGCGTCGTCTCCAGGGCGAAGATTTCTCGCACTTCAGTCTGTACGAAGGGGGCGAAACCTGGTGGGCCGGATTTCGCCCTGTGCCCGTCGGCAACCAGCAACTGTGGATTGGCGTGGTTGTGCCGGAACGTGATTTTCTGGCCCGGGCGTCGCGACGTCGGAACCAGTTGCTGGGGGTGCTGGCGCTCGCACTCCTGGCGGCGGTCGGCATGACGATCGGACTGGCCCGGCGTTACAGCCAGCCGCTGGAAGCCCTGGCGGACCAGAGCGCCCGTGTCCGCGAGCTGGATTTGGGCGAAGCGGTGGCGGTCCAGTCGCCGCTTCGCGAGGTGACCCAGCTGGCCGAGGCGAACGCGCAGATGATCACTACGCTTGATTCTTTCTCGCGCTATGTGCCGGTCGATCTGGTGCGGCAGTTGTTGCGGCGGGGAGAGGTGGCGAAGATCGGCGGGCGGGACGCGGAGCTGACCATTCTGTTCACCGATATCGTCGGCTTTACGACGATCGCGGAAACGATGGAGCCGAGCCGCCTGACTGAGCAGATGGCCGAGTATTTCGACGTCATGCTGACCGAACTGCTGGCCGAACAGGCGACGGTCGACAAGTTCGTCGGCGACGCGATCGTCGCATTCTGGGGCGCCCCGGAAGCGGATCCGGAACAGGCCCTGCATGCGGTCCGGGCGGTGTTGCGCTGCCAGACCCGACTGGCCGAACTGAACGCGCAGTGGATCGCTCGGGGCTGGCCTGCGATGCCGACCTGCTTTGGCCTGAACGGAGGCTCGGCGGTGGTGGGGAACATCGGAGCGCCGCGGCGGATGAACTACACCATCCTTGGCGATAACGTCAACACGGCCAGTCGCCTGGAAGGGCTCAATCGGGCCTACGGCACCGGCGCGCTGGCGACCGCCGCCGTCGTGGATTCGGCCGGGCCCCGTTTCGCCTGGCGGAGAATTGACCGGGTGACCGTCAAAGGGAAGTCTGAAATCCTGGAGATCTATGAACCGCTCGGCGAGCACGCTAGTCTTGCCCCCCAGGTCAAAGCCCGCGCTCGTTGCTACGAACAGGCGTACGCCGCGTATGCCGACCGTCGGTTCCCACAGGCGCTAGAAATCCTGGAACGCGAACCGGTTCAAGCAGAGGATCCGCCCAGCCAGTGGCTGGCGGAGCGCTGCCGCATCTTCCAGCAGGATCCGCCTCCCGCCAGCTGGGACGGCGTCACGCGGTACGCAACCAAGTAA
- a CDS encoding tetratricopeptide repeat protein, whose product MMFKQWASLGLAFLLAGEIAATEGLQRGDQVIVLKATSLQPPGDKEAIPLAPGQVLEIAEVEDSRLRTQHGPTGWIEEKQTARLDQAAVESLTALIESQPRTALLYAGRAAVWQALGKTDKAAADYAEAIRREPSGAMYLARSQFWNSQSKFGRSYQDLLEAIRLEPQNAVGHFRMGMVMRQTGERAGAIESFDQAVQLDPNYADAWHLRGITYFGLAKFTNAFDDFNQAVKLDPRNASNWQSRGLSYAHEGSYDKALQDFNTSIDLDPQDPISYFYRGNMLRKMEKLDQSLADYTRSLELDPTLTPAYFKRGEVSILLGQPQQAIVDFNACLRLTPEFSAVFYSRGNAWQDLQEYAKAIDDFSRFLKVNPTSAEGYSERGKSYLALAELGQGDVDLAIRDFSEALRLEPTGYVGWHYRGNAWRIKQDYVKAIADYDQGLKLAPEIAEGYYCRGLARHALLQLPQAETDFTRAIELDPKIGNAWFNRGQVLERQGRLKEAIANYDVAIKLLPLEADFYAQRGGAWRSLGDYDKAFADFAQALQCDPKCVFAFSKRINAWEDLDEIEKALADYEEIVRLSPDDNLLYLMRSVAQMKRRMPDSLAGFRTLLEKEGYEGEDAGLTVIWGHLAARQLGDEAAAKQFLDAAAGKLKKTWPHPVVRFLRKEIDESELLLQAVDRDKRTEAYTFLGIDHSLAGRNDQARDCWTWVIEKGNKNFTEYNVARSELKRLESDHSENP is encoded by the coding sequence ATGATGTTCAAGCAATGGGCGAGCCTGGGACTGGCATTCCTGCTGGCAGGGGAAATCGCGGCGACAGAAGGTCTTCAGCGCGGTGATCAGGTGATTGTGCTGAAGGCGACTTCGCTGCAGCCGCCAGGCGACAAGGAAGCAATCCCGCTGGCGCCAGGCCAGGTGCTGGAGATTGCCGAAGTCGAGGATTCCCGCCTCCGAACACAACACGGACCGACCGGCTGGATCGAGGAAAAACAGACGGCGCGACTCGACCAGGCCGCGGTCGAAAGCTTGACAGCCCTGATTGAATCGCAACCCAGAACGGCCCTCCTTTATGCGGGTCGGGCTGCGGTATGGCAAGCACTGGGCAAAACCGACAAGGCCGCCGCGGACTACGCCGAAGCGATTCGCAGGGAACCTTCCGGCGCCATGTACCTGGCGCGGAGCCAGTTCTGGAACTCCCAGTCCAAATTTGGCAGGAGCTATCAGGACCTGCTGGAAGCGATCCGCCTGGAGCCGCAGAACGCGGTCGGCCATTTCCGGATGGGCATGGTCATGCGACAGACGGGTGAACGGGCAGGTGCGATCGAGAGTTTCGACCAGGCGGTGCAGCTCGACCCGAACTACGCGGACGCCTGGCATTTGCGGGGAATCACGTATTTCGGACTCGCGAAATTCACGAATGCCTTCGATGACTTCAATCAGGCCGTAAAGCTGGACCCACGGAACGCATCGAACTGGCAATCCCGCGGCCTGAGCTACGCCCATGAAGGATCCTACGACAAAGCCCTGCAGGACTTTAACACGTCGATCGACCTGGATCCCCAAGACCCCATTTCGTATTTCTACCGCGGAAATATGCTGCGCAAGATGGAGAAACTAGACCAGTCGCTGGCCGACTACACCAGGTCGCTGGAACTGGATCCCACCTTGACGCCGGCGTACTTTAAGCGCGGTGAGGTTTCTATCTTGCTGGGGCAACCTCAGCAAGCGATCGTCGATTTCAATGCGTGCCTGCGGCTCACGCCAGAGTTCAGCGCCGTTTTTTACTCCCGCGGCAATGCCTGGCAAGACCTGCAGGAGTACGCCAAGGCAATTGACGATTTCTCTCGATTTCTTAAAGTGAATCCAACCAGCGCTGAAGGCTATAGCGAGCGCGGCAAATCCTATCTGGCCCTGGCCGAGCTGGGCCAGGGCGATGTGGACCTGGCAATCCGCGACTTCAGCGAGGCGCTGCGACTGGAACCAACCGGATACGTCGGCTGGCATTACCGGGGCAATGCCTGGCGGATCAAACAGGACTACGTAAAGGCCATCGCCGACTATGACCAGGGCCTGAAACTGGCCCCGGAGATTGCCGAGGGCTACTACTGCCGCGGACTCGCGCGGCATGCACTGCTCCAGCTCCCGCAGGCAGAGACCGACTTTACCCGCGCCATTGAACTCGATCCGAAAATCGGGAACGCCTGGTTCAACCGCGGCCAGGTCCTGGAACGCCAAGGCCGCCTGAAGGAAGCGATTGCCAACTACGACGTTGCGATCAAACTGCTTCCCCTGGAGGCGGACTTCTACGCCCAACGCGGCGGAGCCTGGCGATCCCTGGGCGACTACGACAAGGCCTTTGCCGATTTCGCCCAGGCGCTTCAGTGCGATCCCAAGTGCGTGTTTGCGTTCAGCAAACGCATTAACGCCTGGGAGGACCTCGACGAAATCGAGAAAGCGCTTGCCGATTACGAGGAAATCGTGCGTCTTTCGCCCGACGACAACCTTCTCTATCTCATGCGATCCGTCGCCCAGATGAAACGCCGGATGCCGGACTCCTTGGCCGGCTTTCGCACGCTCTTGGAAAAGGAAGGCTACGAGGGAGAAGACGCCGGCCTGACCGTCATCTGGGGGCATCTGGCCGCACGCCAGCTCGGCGACGAAGCAGCGGCAAAACAATTTCTCGACGCCGCCGCCGGCAAGCTGAAAAAGACCTGGCCGCACCCCGTCGTACGTTTCCTGCGAAAAGAAATCGACGAATCCGAACTGCTCCTGCAGGCCGTCGATCGGGACAAACGGACCGAAGCCTACACGTTTCTCGGAATAGATCACAGCCTGGCCGGCCGGAACGACCAGGCCCGCGACTGCTGGACCTGGGTCATCGAAAAAGGGAACAAGAACTTCACCGAGTACAACGTCGCACGGTCCGAGTTAAAACGGCTGGAGTCCGACCACTCCGAAAACCCCTGA
- a CDS encoding GNAT family N-acetyltransferase, with amino-acid sequence MQLELTFGNDLIHLPSVRAFFKATMQQFPLPQETIGQLEKYIDAAVEEAVLHAYPATSPGAINLSIQEQHGRLEIQVRDYGIPKDVQQMERRLQAARRPSKGRGSSLADVADEVHWRSFGPEGKALQVVKWLHETHIADVATAEQLAPTPEAPPLAREQTYTIRRMRADEAEQVSQLMYRTYGNSYFNEDVYYPDRVAAQNERGVILSFVAVGEDGDVAGHYALERNQTGPVAEGGQAVVDPTHRGRGLLDRMKTVAMEEAARLELSGWYADAVTVHTFTQKSNVAHGGQLTAVELAIAPKKEHFDQNAQAQRVTCLLFFHWLQPPGKRTVHAPVRHHEMLQRIYQGLQCPIEFGASAAPLGQGTLVVKVDAGAARARITPEVLGENTVQLICQARRELVELGHAEVVYVDLPLADPSTGVIAEQLELDGFGFLGVAPHFSPRGDVLRMGYLVEPVARDLIHLLEEVAGELVDYALAEQQRVRGEML; translated from the coding sequence ATGCAACTGGAACTGACCTTCGGTAATGATCTGATCCATCTGCCCAGCGTAAGGGCGTTCTTCAAGGCGACCATGCAGCAGTTCCCCTTGCCGCAGGAGACGATCGGCCAGCTGGAGAAGTACATCGATGCGGCAGTGGAAGAGGCCGTCTTGCATGCGTATCCGGCGACCTCTCCTGGGGCGATTAACCTTTCGATCCAGGAACAGCACGGCAGGCTGGAGATCCAGGTCCGCGATTACGGCATCCCCAAAGATGTCCAGCAAATGGAGCGGCGGCTGCAGGCGGCCCGACGGCCGTCGAAAGGTCGGGGGTCTTCGCTGGCCGATGTGGCCGATGAGGTGCACTGGCGGTCGTTCGGACCGGAAGGGAAGGCGCTGCAGGTGGTGAAGTGGCTGCATGAGACGCATATTGCCGATGTCGCGACTGCCGAGCAACTGGCCCCGACTCCCGAGGCCCCGCCGCTGGCGCGGGAGCAGACCTATACGATTCGACGGATGCGAGCCGACGAGGCGGAGCAGGTTTCGCAGCTGATGTACCGCACCTACGGCAACAGCTATTTCAATGAGGACGTATACTACCCTGATCGCGTCGCCGCGCAGAACGAACGCGGCGTGATCTTGTCGTTTGTCGCTGTCGGCGAGGACGGCGACGTGGCCGGTCACTATGCGCTGGAGCGGAACCAGACCGGGCCGGTGGCCGAAGGCGGGCAAGCGGTTGTCGATCCGACGCACCGCGGACGCGGCCTGCTGGATCGGATGAAAACCGTCGCCATGGAAGAAGCCGCACGCCTGGAGCTGTCCGGGTGGTATGCGGACGCGGTGACGGTGCACACTTTTACGCAAAAATCCAACGTCGCCCATGGCGGCCAGCTGACGGCGGTGGAACTGGCCATTGCGCCCAAGAAGGAACACTTCGACCAGAACGCCCAGGCGCAACGGGTGACCTGCCTGTTGTTTTTTCACTGGCTCCAGCCGCCTGGCAAGCGAACGGTGCATGCGCCGGTGCGGCATCACGAGATGCTGCAACGCATTTATCAGGGTCTGCAGTGTCCGATCGAGTTCGGCGCCAGCGCCGCGCCGTTGGGGCAAGGAACGCTCGTCGTCAAAGTCGACGCCGGCGCTGCCAGGGCGCGGATCACTCCGGAAGTCCTGGGGGAAAACACGGTGCAACTGATCTGTCAGGCCCGACGGGAACTGGTCGAGCTGGGCCATGCCGAAGTGGTCTACGTCGACTTGCCCCTGGCCGACCCGTCCACGGGTGTCATTGCGGAACAGCTGGAGCTGGACGGCTTTGGCTTCCTGGGCGTGGCCCCCCACTTCTCTCCGCGAGGCGACGTATTGCGGATGGGATACCTGGTCGAGCCGGTCGCCCGGGACCTGATCCACCTGCTGGAAGAGGTCGCCGGCGAGCTGGTCGATTACGCCCTGGCCGAACAGCAACGCGTGCGAGGGGAGATGTTATAG
- a CDS encoding ferredoxin family protein — protein sequence MTFVVTKPCFGCRYTDCVTVCPCESFHEGEQMLFIDPDSCIECDACAAECPTEAIYHEDNVPAPWREFIALNAQMVETCPVILERKTPLADLQPPG from the coding sequence ATGACCTTTGTCGTTACCAAACCGTGCTTTGGCTGCCGTTACACCGACTGCGTTACCGTCTGTCCTTGTGAAAGTTTTCACGAGGGAGAGCAGATGCTGTTCATCGACCCGGATAGCTGCATCGAATGCGATGCGTGCGCGGCCGAGTGCCCCACGGAAGCGATCTACCATGAGGACAATGTACCGGCCCCGTGGCGGGAGTTCATCGCGCTCAATGCCCAGATGGTGGAGACCTGTCCGGTGATCCTGGAGAGGAAGACGCCGCTGGCCGATCTGCAGCCTCCGGGTTGA